A genomic stretch from Blastocatellia bacterium includes:
- the hisD gene encoding histidinol dehydrogenase, whose protein sequence is MEIVAYNPLTANAALERIRSRTLQMHPELMARVAEIIEGVRAGGDEALIHYTEKFDGVTLRPDEIRVDAEFIRAVAARADTHTVQAFRQAIGNVRAFHERQRESDWQISLAGGATVGQRMRAVAAAGLYVPGGRAAYPSSVLMNAVPAQVAGVRRIAIATPPGTLEKVPAVAAVIHELGITEVYRVGGAQAVAALAFGTESVPRVDKIVGPGNVYVAAAKKLVYGAVGIDSIAGPTEVVVIADETARAAFVAADLLAQAEHDAEASAVCITTSAGLARDVAREVERQLTTLERREIARASLDSYGAIFVVDSLEAACELSNRIAPEHLELMTADDEATAQMIENAGAIFFGAYSSEPIGDYFAGPNHVLPTVGTARFSSPLGVYDFLKRQSVIHYTREAVTRHADAIAAMADSEGLTAHKRAVLIRTGDAGRASGVGTEHESGATSRSETGE, encoded by the coding sequence ATGGAGATCGTCGCCTACAACCCGCTGACAGCGAACGCGGCGCTGGAGCGCATTCGCTCGCGCACGTTGCAGATGCATCCTGAGTTGATGGCGCGGGTCGCCGAGATCATCGAAGGCGTCCGCGCCGGCGGCGACGAGGCGCTCATCCACTACACCGAAAAATTCGACGGCGTGACGCTCAGGCCGGACGAGATTCGCGTCGATGCCGAATTCATCCGAGCGGTGGCCGCGCGCGCCGACACCCATACTGTGCAGGCGTTTCGCCAGGCCATCGGCAACGTCCGCGCCTTTCATGAACGCCAGCGCGAAAGCGACTGGCAAATCTCACTCGCCGGTGGCGCCACCGTCGGCCAGCGCATGCGTGCGGTCGCTGCTGCCGGTCTGTACGTGCCCGGCGGACGCGCCGCTTATCCGTCATCCGTGCTGATGAATGCCGTCCCGGCACAGGTCGCCGGCGTGCGCCGCATCGCCATAGCGACGCCGCCCGGCACGCTCGAAAAAGTGCCGGCGGTCGCCGCCGTCATCCACGAGCTAGGCATCACGGAAGTCTATCGCGTCGGCGGCGCGCAGGCGGTCGCCGCGCTCGCCTTCGGCACCGAGAGCGTGCCGCGGGTTGATAAGATCGTTGGGCCGGGCAATGTCTATGTCGCGGCTGCGAAAAAGCTGGTTTACGGCGCGGTCGGCATTGATTCAATCGCCGGGCCAACCGAAGTCGTGGTCATCGCCGACGAAACCGCCCGCGCCGCCTTTGTCGCCGCAGACCTGCTCGCACAGGCCGAGCATGACGCCGAGGCTTCGGCGGTCTGCATCACGACGAGCGCCGGCCTGGCCCGCGACGTGGCGCGCGAAGTCGAGCGCCAGCTAACCACACTGGAACGGCGCGAAATCGCCCGCGCTTCGCTCGACTCGTATGGCGCCATCTTCGTGGTTGATTCGCTTGAAGCCGCCTGCGAGCTATCGAATCGCATCGCGCCTGAGCACCTTGAGCTGATGACGGCTGACGATGAAGCCACGGCACAGATGATCGAAAACGCCGGCGCCATCTTTTTCGGCGCTTATTCGAGCGAGCCCATCGGCGATTACTTTGCGGGCCCGAATCATGTGCTGCCGACGGTCGGGACGGCGCGCTTCTCGTCGCCGCTCGGCGTCTATGATTTTCTCAAGCGCCAGTCGGTGATTCATTACACGCGCGAGGCGGTCACTCGCCACGCCGACGCCATCGCCGCGATGGCCGATAGCGAAGGGTTGACGGCGCACAAGCGCGCTGTCCTGATTAGGACGGGTGATGCGGGTCGGGCGTCAGGCGTCGGGACGGAACACGAGTCTGGTGCCACATCAAGGAGCGAAACTGGTGAGTGA